From Eleftheria terrae, the proteins below share one genomic window:
- the ubiE gene encoding bifunctional demethylmenaquinone methyltransferase/2-methoxy-6-polyprenyl-1,4-benzoquinol methylase UbiE — MSSTHFGYQTVDESEKAKRVRGVFDSVASKYDLMNDLMSMGLHRAWKTYTISASGVREGHRVLDIAGGTGDLAAAFAKRVGASGCVVHTDINEAMLRVGRDRLLDKGVVLPTSICDAETLPFASNSFDIVSVAFGLRNMTHKDKALAEMCRVLKQGGKLLVLEFSKVAQPLEKAYDWYSFNVLPRLGQWIAGDADSYRYLAESIRMHPGQQELKAMMKAAGFGHVDVHNLSAGVVALHVGIKC, encoded by the coding sequence ATGAGCAGCACCCATTTCGGATATCAGACCGTCGACGAGTCGGAAAAAGCCAAGCGCGTGCGCGGCGTGTTCGACTCGGTCGCCTCCAAGTACGACTTGATGAACGACCTGATGTCCATGGGTCTGCACCGCGCATGGAAGACCTACACCATCAGCGCCTCGGGCGTGCGCGAGGGCCACCGGGTGCTCGACATTGCCGGCGGCACCGGCGACCTGGCAGCGGCCTTCGCCAAGCGGGTGGGTGCCAGCGGCTGCGTGGTGCACACCGACATCAACGAGGCGATGCTGCGGGTCGGGCGTGATCGCCTGCTCGACAAGGGCGTCGTGCTGCCCACTTCCATCTGCGACGCCGAGACCCTGCCCTTCGCATCGAACAGCTTCGACATCGTCAGCGTGGCTTTCGGCCTGCGCAACATGACGCACAAGGACAAGGCGCTTGCCGAGATGTGCCGGGTGCTGAAACAGGGTGGCAAGCTGCTCGTGCTCGAGTTCTCCAAGGTGGCCCAGCCGCTCGAGAAGGCCTACGACTGGTATTCGTTCAATGTGCTGCCGCGACTCGGCCAGTGGATCGCGGGCGACGCCGATAGCTATCGCTACCTGGCCGAGTCCATCCGCATGCATCCGGGCCAGCAGGAGCTGAAGGCCATGATGAAGGCGGCCGGCTTCGGTCATGTCGATGTTCACAATCTCAGCGCAGGGGTGGTGGCACTGCACGTGGGCATCAAGTGTTGA
- a CDS encoding EpsD family peptidyl-prolyl cis-trans isomerase: protein MRSIAVASAVIVSLLVAGCGEDKDKPASQVAAKVNKAEISVHQINHMLQRQPGLKPEQAEAASRTILERLIEQQLAVQKAEELKLDRDPRVVQAMDAARREILSRVYLERVAEGASKPSPEEVKSYYDTKPALFSQRRVYNLQEIAIQADKSQLPVLQEQLKNAKSTGEFIEYLKANNIKFGVNQAARAAEQLPLSMLDAFHKMKDGQAMMVPTETGMQAIVLVASREVPVDEVRARPAIEQFILNDRKRKVVEDEIKSLRQTAEIQYVGKFAEGAPAKGAAAPEVAAASAPAPAGSAAAADNDAAAISKGLSGLK, encoded by the coding sequence ATGCGCAGCATCGCCGTCGCATCCGCCGTGATCGTTTCGCTTCTCGTTGCTGGCTGCGGCGAGGACAAGGACAAGCCGGCAAGCCAGGTGGCGGCCAAGGTCAACAAGGCCGAGATCTCGGTGCATCAGATCAATCACATGCTGCAGCGCCAGCCTGGCCTGAAGCCCGAGCAGGCTGAAGCCGCGAGCCGGACGATCCTGGAGCGCCTGATCGAGCAGCAGCTGGCGGTGCAGAAGGCCGAGGAGCTGAAGCTCGACCGCGACCCCCGCGTGGTGCAGGCGATGGACGCGGCCCGTCGCGAAATCCTGTCCCGCGTCTACCTGGAGCGGGTGGCTGAAGGCGCCTCCAAACCGTCGCCGGAAGAGGTCAAGTCCTACTACGACACCAAGCCGGCGCTGTTCAGCCAGCGGCGTGTCTACAACCTCCAGGAAATTGCGATCCAGGCCGACAAGAGCCAGCTGCCGGTGCTGCAGGAGCAGCTCAAGAACGCCAAGTCCACCGGCGAATTCATCGAATACCTGAAGGCCAACAACATCAAGTTCGGTGTCAACCAGGCGGCCCGTGCCGCCGAGCAACTGCCGCTGAGCATGCTCGACGCCTTCCACAAGATGAAAGATGGCCAGGCCATGATGGTGCCCACCGAGACCGGCATGCAGGCCATCGTCCTTGTCGCTTCGCGAGAAGTGCCGGTGGACGAAGTGCGCGCCCGGCCGGCCATCGAGCAGTTCATCCTCAACGACCGCAAGCGCAAGGTGGTCGAGGACGAGATCAAGTCCTTGCGTCAGACCGCTGAGATCCAGTACGTCGGCAAGTTCGCGGAAGGTGCGCCAGCCAAGGGTGCGGCCGCTCCGGAAGTGGCCGCCGCCTCCGCCCCGGCCCCGGCCGGATCCGCCGCAGCGGCTGACAACGACGCCGCTGCCATCAGCAAAGGTTTGTCTGGACTCAAATGA
- a CDS encoding DUF971 domain-containing protein yields MAGLDKNTPTPTSITVHQASRVLEIGFSDGASFRIPFELMRVCSPSAEVQGHGPGQEVLQTGKREVLVTALEPIGNYAVRPVFSDGHDSGLFSWDYLYRLGAEQDRFWADYQARLAAAGLDRDAPMAGKAGPGCASGH; encoded by the coding sequence ATGGCCGGCCTCGACAAGAACACTCCCACGCCCACCTCGATCACCGTGCACCAGGCGTCGCGCGTGCTCGAGATCGGTTTTTCCGATGGCGCCAGCTTCCGCATTCCCTTCGAGTTGATGCGGGTCTGCTCGCCGTCGGCCGAAGTGCAGGGGCACGGGCCAGGGCAGGAAGTGCTGCAGACCGGCAAGCGGGAGGTGCTGGTGACGGCACTGGAGCCGATCGGCAACTACGCCGTCCGTCCGGTCTTCAGCGACGGCCACGACTCCGGCCTGTTCTCCTGGGACTACCTTTACCGTCTGGGCGCCGAGCAAGACCGTTTCTGGGCCGACTACCAGGCCCGCCTGGCAGCCGCCGGCCTGGACCGCGACGCGCCCATGGCCGGCAAGGCCGGCCCTGGCTGCGCCAGCGGGCACTGA
- a CDS encoding Tim44 domain-containing protein: MKTLSKLLAVGLAGVLLSGAVPVAAKQLGEAAVATLARTGRPTAAGPAAVFGARGGGDRSPSTPVAGAAEAPAEAFDLAPQSASLRPALLGSVAASLGLTALFGGLGLGPEASGWMSGGVLVLLLASLFWLIWRLLRRWLPGGGGRFAFPAPAAGRQRPSRSSFASSQYEAAALAPESSVHYGAGGIDEIASRTGEFRWGVPAGFDATGFLQSAKSNFVLLQEAWDRADLGALRALMTDEMLVHIRLQLQERGDQPNRTDVVTLQAELLGVEDIGATFLANVEFSGMIREEITSGAAPFREVWCLTKPKDGSSGWLLAGVQALQ, from the coding sequence GTGAAGACGCTGTCGAAATTGCTTGCGGTGGGCCTTGCCGGCGTGCTTCTGAGCGGCGCGGTCCCTGTCGCTGCGAAGCAGCTCGGCGAGGCGGCGGTGGCCACGCTGGCTCGCACCGGCCGTCCCACCGCCGCAGGGCCGGCGGCGGTGTTCGGCGCGCGCGGCGGCGGTGACCGCTCCCCCTCCACCCCGGTGGCCGGTGCGGCCGAAGCCCCTGCGGAAGCCTTCGACCTTGCACCCCAGTCGGCCTCTTTGCGTCCTGCCTTGCTTGGCAGCGTGGCTGCCAGCCTGGGCCTCACGGCCCTGTTCGGCGGGCTCGGGCTGGGCCCCGAAGCGAGCGGCTGGATGAGTGGCGGCGTCCTGGTGTTGTTGCTCGCTTCGCTGTTCTGGCTGATCTGGCGGTTGCTGCGCCGGTGGCTGCCGGGTGGCGGCGGCCGCTTTGCCTTTCCGGCCCCCGCCGCAGGGCGCCAGCGGCCTTCACGTTCGTCCTTCGCCAGCAGCCAGTACGAAGCGGCCGCGCTGGCGCCGGAGTCCAGCGTGCACTACGGTGCCGGCGGCATCGACGAGATCGCCTCGCGCACCGGCGAGTTTCGCTGGGGAGTGCCTGCCGGCTTCGATGCGACCGGTTTTTTGCAGTCGGCAAAGAGTAACTTTGTGCTGTTGCAGGAAGCATGGGACCGGGCGGACCTCGGTGCTCTGCGCGCCCTGATGACGGACGAAATGCTTGTCCACATCAGGCTTCAGTTACAAGAACGCGGCGACCAGCCGAATCGAACCGATGTGGTCACGCTTCAGGCCGAGCTGCTGGGGGTCGAGGACATCGGCGCCACCTTCCTGGCCAACGTGGAGTTCTCCGGAATGATCCGGGAAGAAATCACTTCCGGTGCTGCGCCGTTTCGCGAAGTGTGGTGCCTCACTAAGCCGAAGGATGGCTCTTCGGGCTGGCTGCTGGCCGGCGTCCAGGCACTCCAATAG
- the epsE gene encoding polysaccharide export protein EpsE, with the protein MMLVLIRQWFAALFLTLLAGGALAQSANTREYVIGAGDVIRVNVFQSPDLSIETRVSETGAVTYPLLGQVQIGGLTVVQAEKRIADGLRSGNYVKQPQVSILLVQVRGNQASVLGQVNRPGRYPLEMANTKLSDLLAMAGGVAGTGADTIVVSGMRGGKPFRSEIDLPSIFVSGKSSDDIVILNGDVVYVDRMPTVYIYGEVQRPGALRLERNMSVMQALATGGGLTQRGTEKGLRVHRRGADGRVQVIQPTMEDILRDGDVVYVRESLF; encoded by the coding sequence ATGATGCTTGTGCTTATTCGTCAATGGTTTGCTGCGCTGTTCCTGACTCTGCTGGCCGGGGGGGCGCTCGCGCAGTCGGCCAACACCCGTGAGTACGTCATCGGTGCCGGTGACGTGATCCGCGTCAACGTGTTCCAGAGCCCGGACCTCAGCATCGAGACCCGGGTGTCGGAAACCGGTGCCGTGACCTACCCGCTGCTGGGCCAGGTGCAGATTGGCGGCCTCACCGTCGTGCAGGCCGAGAAGCGCATTGCCGACGGCCTGCGCAGCGGCAACTACGTGAAGCAGCCGCAGGTCTCCATCCTGCTGGTGCAGGTGCGTGGCAACCAGGCTTCGGTGCTGGGCCAGGTGAACCGCCCGGGTCGTTACCCGCTCGAAATGGCCAACACCAAGCTGAGCGACCTGCTGGCCATGGCCGGCGGCGTGGCGGGCACCGGTGCCGACACCATCGTGGTCAGCGGCATGCGCGGCGGCAAGCCCTTCCGCAGCGAAATTGACCTGCCTTCGATCTTCGTGTCCGGCAAGAGCAGCGACGACATCGTCATCCTGAATGGCGATGTGGTGTATGTCGATCGCATGCCCACCGTCTACATCTACGGCGAAGTGCAACGCCCGGGCGCGCTGCGCCTGGAACGCAACATGTCCGTGATGCAGGCGCTGGCCACCGGCGGCGGCCTGACCCAGCGCGGCACTGAAAAGGGCCTGCGGGTGCACCGCCGTGGCGCGGACGGCCGTGTTCAGGTGATCCAGCCGACAATGGAAGACATCCTGCGCGACGGCGACGTCGTCTACGTGCGCGAGAGCTTGTTCTAA
- a CDS encoding filamentous hemagglutinin N-terminal domain-containing protein, giving the protein MSFTKVPRVVVPAGAGTPPSLPAARRTPRSARRFAAQPLVAALALGFAAPVLHALPQGAQVVHGQAQVSQQGSHLHIANTPGAIINWQSFGIDRGQSVYFQQQSAASAVLNRVTGGKASEILGSLGSNGRVFLVNSAGVVFGRGAVIDTAGFTASTLNISDADWKAGKIRLQADGVPGGIAITGVVQAHGDVYLVAPHITNEGALKVENGHAVLAAGQSVTITGRGLEGVQLEVANASDTVLNLGSVEAGAVGMFAGTLKHRGSVQANAVETVDGQVWLKARDSVEVSGSVTARRGEHGGQIVVTGPRTDLQDGALLDASGTRGGGEVLVGGGWQGKDSRVENAQTTRVRRGATLKADAIEVGDGGTVVVWSQGQTAAHGAISARGGAQGGNGGKVETSGKTLSRSGLPDVSAPKGQGGTWLLDPEAVVIRAGGNSTSTLSDGSIPIDENPGGTTVVYEDEIERFGSFGSTLSIEATRAIATEGWGGEGELSLNSGVSLYLRTTDGSCAAGLACGIDLATDGPSRVLTNSFVSGSTYLGNITLIAGDDGDTSRGPQLATLKLNDLSSDGGDVQLQAVGAISASSVQTRSGDVEGGFGPAGVLHVQTSSPTGHVSLGYFDGNVWGTVGGDLTLTASNLVGLGAEVQGSGSVVVRGLEVAGKLEVDGQENHGVALVGAVQAGGEARLIGLNSFEIARSAEGLPGDGSLQADQVSFINNFSRTVVLNADTHAVRPDGEGVLQLNSDELARITAKTLVIDNHSGGGDAAPGDIRIEGASASTFVDLDDGGRIGRVELLSAGRILNQGGYIGARDLRLEAGSIELFSTQNRIDNVSFTAAANGFHDGRVAIGSGTTMRVAGGTANGGETEGGGSIELNSGTDVVVDGAVSGRRIDVGSGRNILNGSSGQGSLHAYEGGAGSVQLRASNSIGGIGAGQAITVRLDSDADDQIKATTLLGGDFGLRLEGAGRSAHVDFTPVSEGSDSTFSRGVLIATDTLTIDRSLGGYQSLGLQSEKSDLRVSTGAQVQAGDVSLKAARDVIIGADVPEPVLLRETLRAVAAVPTNGTSVLADQALSIEAGRDVTVHGRDIGARVEGTQSLNIQAGGQVLVEGQGAAAHVESASMTINAASLTLRGGAGDGAYAAIRYGNALTLNMPQGGGAVRFERGTGADADAVVYPSASQNAPVLNNVQCDDSCNRDYGSEDPLSNGVTNRGFALMEAPPPPPPPPPPPPPPSGLPGNDGSQVDMPVLQVLVALQRVLEPEHFGKVAVEAENVCR; this is encoded by the coding sequence ATGTCGTTTACCAAGGTGCCCCGGGTTGTCGTGCCCGCCGGCGCCGGCACACCACCGTCCCTGCCTGCTGCGCGGCGCACGCCGCGGTCGGCCCGGCGTTTCGCGGCACAGCCGCTGGTGGCGGCGCTCGCGCTTGGCTTTGCGGCACCGGTGCTGCACGCGCTGCCGCAGGGGGCACAGGTGGTGCACGGGCAGGCGCAGGTGAGCCAGCAGGGCTCGCACCTGCACATCGCCAATACGCCGGGTGCCATCATCAACTGGCAGAGCTTCGGCATCGACCGCGGACAGAGCGTCTACTTCCAGCAGCAGAGCGCGGCCAGCGCGGTGCTCAACCGGGTCACCGGTGGCAAGGCCAGCGAGATCCTCGGGTCGCTCGGCTCCAACGGCCGGGTGTTCCTCGTCAACAGCGCGGGCGTGGTGTTCGGCCGCGGTGCGGTCATCGACACGGCGGGCTTCACCGCCTCCACCCTGAACATCAGCGACGCTGACTGGAAGGCGGGCAAGATCCGCCTGCAGGCCGACGGCGTGCCCGGCGGCATCGCCATCACCGGCGTCGTGCAGGCCCACGGCGACGTCTACCTGGTGGCCCCTCACATCACCAACGAAGGTGCCCTCAAGGTCGAGAACGGCCATGCCGTGCTGGCCGCGGGCCAGTCGGTGACCATCACCGGTCGCGGCCTGGAAGGCGTGCAGCTGGAAGTCGCCAACGCCAGCGACACCGTGCTCAACCTCGGCTCCGTCGAGGCGGGCGCCGTCGGCATGTTTGCCGGCACGCTGAAGCACCGCGGCAGCGTGCAGGCCAATGCCGTCGAGACCGTCGACGGCCAGGTCTGGCTGAAGGCCAGGGACAGCGTCGAGGTGAGCGGCAGCGTGACGGCCCGCCGTGGCGAGCATGGTGGACAGATCGTGGTCACCGGCCCGCGCACCGACCTGCAGGACGGCGCGCTGCTCGACGCCTCCGGCACCCGTGGTGGTGGCGAGGTGCTGGTGGGCGGCGGCTGGCAGGGCAAGGACAGCCGGGTCGAGAACGCCCAGACCACCCGCGTCCGCCGCGGCGCCACCCTGAAGGCCGACGCCATCGAGGTCGGCGATGGCGGCACGGTGGTGGTGTGGTCCCAGGGACAGACCGCTGCCCATGGTGCGATCAGCGCGCGCGGCGGCGCGCAAGGCGGCAATGGCGGCAAGGTCGAGACCTCCGGCAAGACGCTCAGCCGCAGCGGCCTGCCGGACGTGTCCGCGCCGAAGGGCCAGGGCGGTACCTGGCTGCTCGATCCGGAGGCGGTGGTGATCCGCGCCGGTGGCAACTCCACCTCGACGCTCTCGGACGGCAGCATCCCGATCGACGAGAACCCGGGCGGCACCACCGTCGTCTACGAGGACGAGATCGAGCGCTTCGGCAGTTTCGGCAGCACGCTGAGCATCGAAGCCACCCGTGCCATCGCCACCGAAGGCTGGGGCGGCGAAGGCGAGCTGTCGCTCAATTCCGGCGTGTCGCTCTACCTGCGCACGACCGACGGCAGCTGTGCCGCCGGGCTGGCCTGCGGCATCGACCTGGCCACCGACGGGCCGTCGCGTGTCCTCACCAACAGCTTCGTCTCCGGTTCCACCTACCTGGGCAACATCACGCTGATCGCCGGCGACGATGGCGACACCAGCCGCGGGCCGCAGCTGGCCACGCTGAAGTTGAACGACCTCAGCAGCGACGGCGGCGACGTCCAGCTGCAGGCGGTGGGCGCCATTTCGGCCAGCAGCGTGCAAACCCGCTCCGGCGACGTCGAGGGCGGCTTCGGCCCGGCGGGTGTCCTGCATGTGCAGACCTCGTCGCCGACCGGCCACGTGAGCCTGGGCTACTTCGACGGCAATGTCTGGGGCACGGTGGGCGGCGACCTCACGCTCACGGCCTCGAACCTGGTCGGTCTGGGGGCCGAGGTGCAGGGCAGCGGCAGCGTGGTGGTCCGCGGCCTGGAGGTCGCTGGCAAGCTGGAAGTCGACGGCCAGGAGAACCACGGCGTTGCCCTGGTCGGTGCGGTGCAGGCGGGGGGCGAGGCTCGCTTGATCGGCCTCAACTCCTTCGAGATCGCCCGCAGCGCCGAAGGCCTGCCGGGCGACGGCAGCCTGCAGGCTGACCAGGTGAGCTTCATCAACAACTTCTCCCGGACCGTGGTGCTGAACGCCGACACGCATGCGGTCCGGCCGGATGGAGAAGGGGTGCTGCAGCTCAATTCCGACGAGCTGGCCCGTATCACGGCCAAGACGCTTGTGATCGACAACCACAGCGGCGGTGGCGATGCTGCACCGGGCGACATCCGCATCGAAGGCGCCTCTGCGTCCACCTTCGTCGACCTGGACGACGGCGGCCGCATTGGCCGTGTCGAACTGCTGAGCGCCGGCAGGATCCTCAACCAGGGCGGGTACATCGGCGCCCGCGACCTGCGCCTGGAGGCGGGCTCGATCGAACTCTTCAGCACCCAGAACCGCATCGACAACGTCAGTTTCACTGCCGCGGCCAACGGCTTCCATGACGGCCGGGTCGCCATCGGCAGTGGCACCACGATGCGGGTGGCCGGTGGCACCGCCAACGGCGGCGAGACCGAGGGCGGCGGCTCGATCGAGCTCAACAGCGGCACCGACGTGGTGGTGGACGGCGCGGTCTCCGGCCGCCGCATCGACGTCGGCAGCGGCCGCAACATCCTCAACGGCAGCTCCGGCCAGGGCAGCCTGCACGCCTACGAGGGCGGTGCCGGCTCGGTGCAGCTGCGGGCGAGCAACAGCATCGGTGGCATCGGTGCGGGCCAGGCCATCACGGTGCGGCTCGATTCCGACGCGGACGACCAGATCAAGGCCACCACCCTCCTGGGCGGCGACTTCGGCCTGCGGCTCGAAGGCGCGGGACGCTCGGCACACGTCGACTTCACACCGGTCAGCGAGGGCTCTGACAGCACCTTCTCTCGCGGCGTGCTGATCGCCACCGACACGCTGACCATCGACCGGTCGCTTGGCGGCTACCAGTCGCTGGGCCTGCAGTCCGAGAAGAGCGACCTGCGCGTGAGCACCGGCGCCCAGGTGCAGGCGGGTGACGTCTCGCTCAAGGCGGCGCGCGACGTGATCATCGGCGCCGATGTGCCGGAGCCGGTGCTGCTGCGCGAAACGCTGCGCGCGGTGGCCGCCGTCCCGACGAACGGCACCAGCGTCCTCGCCGACCAGGCGCTGAGCATCGAGGCTGGCCGCGACGTGACGGTGCACGGGCGTGATATCGGCGCCCGCGTCGAAGGCACGCAAAGCCTGAACATCCAGGCCGGTGGCCAGGTGCTCGTCGAGGGGCAGGGCGCCGCCGCCCATGTCGAAAGCGCCAGCATGACCATCAACGCCGCCAGCCTGACGCTCAGGGGCGGCGCCGGGGACGGCGCCTATGCCGCCATCCGCTATGGCAACGCGCTGACCCTCAACATGCCGCAAGGCGGCGGGGCGGTGCGGTTCGAACGCGGTACGGGCGCGGACGCCGATGCGGTCGTCTACCCCTCTGCCAGCCAGAACGCGCCGGTGCTCAACAACGTGCAGTGCGACGACAGCTGCAACCGCGACTACGGTAGCGAGGATCCGCTGAGCAACGGTGTCACCAACCGCGGCTTTGCCCTGATGGAGGCGCCACCCCCGCCGCCGCCTCCGCCGCCGCCCCCCCCCCCGCCCTCGGGCCTTCCGGGCAACGACGGCAGCCAGGTGGACATGCCGGTGCTGCAGGTGCTGGTGGCCCTGCAGCGGGTCTTGGAGCCGGAGCATTTCGGCAAGGTCGCCGTGGAGGCTGAGAATGTCTGTCGTTGA
- a CDS encoding ShlB/FhaC/HecB family hemolysin secretion/activation protein: MKLTSRRAVQPRQAAVAAAMLAVAAAASAQAPGGAMPAPQPEAVFSIKGFAISGDNPLGSGETSAVLAPFLRSDATLEVLQRATAALEKALQDRGYSLYRVVLPPQALSDTVTLNVVRFSIGKVQLQGNGPHFDDSNVRAALPELREGESPNLRRLARETAVANENPSRQLVVSLKQVPEDESIQATVRVTEKAPWSAGVVWNNNGTHETGRDRLSLAASYNNLFNRDHVLGVAYTTSLDRPSHVKQIGLTYRAPLYALGGVLFASFSDSDVIGTFGVTGSGTEYGIFKSTAAGRTAKIGYAHYFVADGGFRSYATVAWEDKLYKGTTVDGVPLNRDRRSRPLTLSYLGMREAERQRTAYNAELAVNVTTGGANRVADYRTENADIDSVRWKAVRGGASVLRELPGGWQVLGRVQGQWSPDLLIAGEGFGLGGVGSVRGVPDRVLYGDSGLSGTLEAFSPQWVPGLRASAFVDAGAIRSHVTDRPERRRKDRLASVGMGLRYAHTSGASLSADYGYVVTGSRADSTENPSVPEKGDDKFHVSVSYTF; the protein is encoded by the coding sequence ATGAAACTCACATCCCGACGCGCTGTCCAGCCCCGCCAGGCAGCCGTGGCCGCTGCGATGCTGGCCGTTGCTGCGGCAGCGTCCGCCCAGGCGCCCGGCGGCGCCATGCCGGCGCCCCAGCCGGAGGCGGTCTTCTCGATCAAGGGCTTTGCGATCAGCGGCGACAACCCGCTGGGCAGCGGCGAGACGAGTGCGGTGCTGGCGCCGTTCCTGCGGTCGGATGCCACGCTGGAAGTGCTGCAGCGGGCCACCGCGGCGCTGGAGAAGGCGCTGCAGGATCGCGGCTACTCGCTCTACCGGGTGGTGCTGCCACCGCAGGCCCTGAGCGACACCGTGACCCTCAATGTCGTGCGCTTCTCGATCGGCAAGGTGCAACTGCAGGGCAACGGCCCGCATTTCGACGACAGCAACGTGCGCGCGGCCCTGCCGGAGCTGCGCGAAGGCGAGTCGCCCAATCTGCGCCGGCTGGCGCGCGAGACCGCGGTCGCCAACGAAAACCCGTCTCGCCAGCTGGTGGTGTCGCTCAAGCAGGTGCCAGAGGACGAGAGCATTCAGGCCACCGTGCGGGTGACCGAAAAGGCGCCCTGGTCGGCCGGCGTGGTCTGGAACAACAACGGCACGCATGAGACCGGCCGCGACCGCCTGTCGCTGGCGGCCAGCTACAACAACCTGTTCAACCGCGACCACGTCCTGGGGGTGGCCTACACCACCTCGCTGGACCGGCCTTCGCACGTGAAGCAGATCGGGCTGACTTACCGCGCGCCGCTCTACGCGCTGGGCGGTGTGCTGTTCGCCAGCTTCTCCGATTCCGACGTCATTGGCACCTTCGGTGTCACCGGCAGCGGCACCGAGTACGGCATATTCAAGAGCACCGCCGCGGGCCGCACCGCCAAGATCGGCTATGCCCACTATTTCGTGGCCGACGGCGGCTTCCGCTCGTATGCCACCGTGGCCTGGGAAGACAAGCTCTACAAGGGCACCACGGTCGACGGCGTGCCGCTGAACCGGGACCGGCGCTCGCGGCCGCTGACGCTGTCCTACCTGGGCATGCGGGAAGCCGAGCGGCAACGCACTGCCTACAACGCCGAACTGGCCGTCAACGTCACCACAGGCGGCGCCAACCGGGTCGCCGACTACCGGACCGAGAACGCCGACATCGATTCCGTGCGCTGGAAAGCCGTGCGTGGCGGTGCCTCGGTGCTGCGTGAGCTGCCGGGCGGCTGGCAAGTGCTGGGTCGGGTGCAGGGCCAGTGGAGTCCCGACCTGCTCATCGCTGGCGAAGGCTTCGGCCTGGGTGGCGTCGGCTCCGTCCGCGGCGTGCCGGACCGTGTGCTGTACGGTGACTCCGGGCTCTCCGGCACGCTGGAGGCGTTTTCTCCCCAGTGGGTGCCCGGCTTGCGTGCGTCGGCGTTTGTCGATGCGGGTGCAATCCGCAGCCATGTCACCGACCGGCCCGAGCGCCGCCGCAAGGACCGTCTGGCGAGCGTTGGCATGGGGCTGCGCTATGCTCACACCAGCGGCGCCAGCCTGAGCGCGGACTACGGATACGTGGTGACCGGCAGCCGGGCCGACAGCACTGAAAACCCGTCGGTGCCCGAAAAGGGCGACGACAAGTTCCACGTCAGCGTTTCCTACACCTTCTGA
- a CDS encoding FecR family protein: protein MSVVDFLAASAAAPRRWARGLACALLVAGLGTPALAQQRVGEVDFARGVGFAQLQGQAPRTLGKGLPLNEGDRLSTGAASFAIVRLQDGTRMTLRPNSDLVLRTYRYRENASDNSMVMQLFRGGFRAVTGLINKNAPSAASVQTATATIGIRGTDFDARLCANDCREESSRVSQPTRPNAVQASAKLAVLKGDVFAADGSGNRRRLSIGGAVYPGDLVETGSSAFALLAFRDQSRTALGSNSRLKIENFVFDPKTPSEGSFLVRLARGSMRALTGVIGKANPSRVGIATATATIGIRGTGFDLTCTGPCAEEAGKPGSGFTLYTWEGTVAVAPGGTGEELVPQGQGLFVGADGVKRVDAAPAVDAPRPDEVQVDFEALFGSAPIGADPEGLYVYVRDGHVEIQTGTEVLHLGRGEAGYATPAGDTTRPSALPLFIEFDRTPMPDVENPALYSLLSDLLPGTEVCR, encoded by the coding sequence ATGTCTGTCGTTGATTTCCTCGCGGCCTCCGCCGCGGCTCCCCGGCGCTGGGCGCGCGGGCTCGCCTGCGCACTGCTGGTGGCGGGGCTTGGCACGCCGGCGCTGGCCCAGCAACGGGTCGGCGAGGTCGATTTCGCCCGGGGCGTCGGCTTTGCCCAGCTGCAAGGCCAAGCGCCCCGCACGCTAGGCAAGGGCCTGCCACTGAACGAGGGCGACCGCCTGAGCACCGGTGCCGCCTCGTTCGCCATCGTGCGGCTGCAGGACGGCACCCGCATGACCCTGCGGCCCAACTCCGACCTCGTGCTGCGCACCTACCGCTACCGCGAGAACGCCAGCGACAACTCGATGGTGATGCAGCTCTTCCGCGGCGGCTTCCGCGCCGTCACGGGACTCATCAACAAGAACGCGCCCTCGGCGGCCAGCGTGCAGACGGCCACCGCCACCATCGGCATCCGCGGCACCGACTTCGATGCGCGGCTGTGCGCCAACGACTGCCGCGAGGAATCGTCCCGCGTGTCGCAGCCCACCCGGCCCAATGCGGTGCAGGCAAGCGCCAAGCTCGCGGTGTTGAAGGGCGATGTCTTCGCCGCTGACGGCAGCGGCAACCGCCGCCGCCTGTCCATCGGCGGCGCCGTCTACCCGGGCGACCTGGTGGAGACCGGCAGCAGCGCCTTTGCGCTGCTGGCCTTCCGCGACCAGAGCCGCACCGCGCTGGGCTCCAACAGCCGCCTGAAGATCGAGAACTTTGTCTTCGATCCGAAAACGCCGTCCGAGGGTTCCTTCCTGGTGCGCCTGGCCCGCGGCTCGATGCGCGCGCTCACCGGCGTCATCGGCAAGGCCAACCCGAGCCGGGTCGGCATCGCCACCGCCACGGCCACCATCGGCATCCGCGGCACCGGCTTCGACCTGACCTGCACCGGCCCTTGCGCCGAAGAGGCCGGCAAGCCGGGCAGCGGCTTCACGCTCTACACCTGGGAGGGCACGGTGGCCGTGGCGCCGGGCGGCACTGGCGAGGAACTGGTGCCCCAGGGCCAGGGCCTGTTCGTCGGCGCCGACGGCGTGAAGCGGGTCGATGCCGCGCCAGCGGTCGACGCGCCGCGTCCCGACGAGGTGCAGGTCGACTTCGAGGCCCTGTTCGGCAGCGCGCCGATCGGCGCCGATCCGGAAGGCCTGTACGTCTATGTGCGCGACGGCCATGTCGAAATCCAGACCGGCACCGAGGTGCTGCACCTCGGCCGCGGCGAGGCCGGCTACGCCACGCCGGCCGGCGACACCACCCGCCCGAGCGCGCTGCCGCTGTTCATCGAGTTCGACCGCACGCCGATGCCGGACGTCGAGAACCCGGCCCTGTACAGCCTGCTGAGCGATCTGCTGCCCGGCACCGAGGTGTGCCGTTGA